From a single Miscanthus floridulus cultivar M001 chromosome 8, ASM1932011v1, whole genome shotgun sequence genomic region:
- the LOC136476786 gene encoding cysteine-rich receptor-like protein kinase 15 codes for MASAASRSAQLILLISTCCFLLPLSLDAQQTNNNTVASPPPPQITFSFNFSDTSSYDDVKRDLRLQGYAERNGNLIDLNIDNGLGSSTGRMSYNHPVPFYDLASFSTRFTFEIVPDRYPGDGMAFFLSGYPSIMGSGGGLLGLFSDPYATVIAVEFDTYKNEWDPDAKHIGIDIKSISSSNTTSLPNNLTLNGTMTATITFDSITGMLVASLLFHDHPSIEPVVVSFELQDPKSLLPPEVAVGFSASTGVYVERHQILTWSFNSTFAAPTPPNKGHKSIVLAITMTASILALFICGIVSFKFIKRHRKDKGSKDMGKMNVKEEDEALFRVIERSSQFRVYDFLQVLEATNNFSQENKLGQGGFGPVYKGRFHDGLEIAVKRLASHSGQGFREFKNEIELIAKLQHTNLVRLLGCCFQGDERLLIYEYMPNKSLDFYIFDEIQRVLLDWNKRLAIIEGIAQGILYLHKHSRLRVIHRDLKASNILLDREMNPKISDFGLAKIFSLDDTEGNTKRIVGTYGYMAPEYASEGLFSIKSDVFSFGVLTLEIISGKKTSSFHQYGEFINLLGHAWQLWKDELWLQLVDTSLGAECHTLQMRRCVNIALLCVQENAVDRPTMSQVATMLSSDSMALPEPKHPAYFHVRVGTEEASAVVEPSSVDVTISTLCGRLYRRFS; via the exons ATGGCCTCGGCTGCAAGCAGAAGCGCGCAGCTCATCCTCCTCATTTCCACTTGCTGCTTTCTCCTACCCTTATCCTTGGATGCTCAACAAACTAACAATAACACTGTAGCttcaccaccacctccacagATCACCTTCAGCTTCAACTTCTCCGACACCTCCAGTTACGATGATGTAAAAAGGGACTTGCGGCTCCAGGGCTACGCGGAACGGAACGGCAATCTGATCGACCTCAACATCGACAACGGGCTCGGCAGTTCCACGGGGCGGATGTCGTACAACCACCCGGTGCCGTTCTATGACCTAGCGAGCTTCAGCACGCGCTTCACCTTTGAGATCGTGCCTGACCGTTATCCAGGGGACGGCATGGCGTTCTTCCTCTCCGGTTACCCATCAATCATGGGTTCTGGCGGGGGACTTCTCGGCCTCTTTAGCGACCCCTACGCCACGGTCATCGCCGTCGAGTTTGATACCTACAAAAACGAATGGGACCCCGACGCCAAACACATAGGCATCGACATCAAATCCATCAGCTCATCCAACACCACAAGTTTGCCCAATAACCTTACCCTGAATGGCACCATGACAGCCACAATCACTTTTGACAGCATCACCGGGATGCTGGTTGCCTCCCTTTTGTTTCATGACCATCCCTCTATTGAACCCGTTGTGGTTAGTTTTGAGTTGCAAGATCCAAAGTCATTGCTGCCGCCGGAAGTGGCAGTGGGGTTTTCAGCGTCCACCGGCGTATACGTTGAGCGCCATCAGATACTCACATGGTCCTTCAACTCCACTTTTGCTGCTCCGACACCACCTAATAAAG GGCACAAGAGCATAGTTCTTGCCATCACCATGACTGCATCTATACTTGCATTGTTTATCTGCGGCATTGTttccttcaaattcatcaaaagGCACAGAAAAG ATAAAGGTTCAAAAGATATGGGTAAGATGAATGTgaaggaagaagatgaagcacTATTTCGGGTGATAGAAAGGAGTTCTCAATTCAGGGTTTATGACTTTTTGCAAGTATTGGAGGCTACAAATAACTTCTCACAAGAAAATAAACTTGGACAAGGAGGATTTGGTCCAGTGTATAAG GGCCGATTTCATGATGGATTGGAGATAGCCGTTAAGAGACTAGCTTCACATTCAGGGCAAGGGTTCAGAGAGTTCAAAAATGAAATCGAACTCATAGCCAAGCTCCAGCACACAAATCTGGTTAGGCTCTTGGGATGTTGCTTTCAAGGAGATGAGAGATTACTAATTTACGAGTATATGCCAAATAAAAGCTTGGACTTCTATATTTTTG ATGAAATACAAAGAGTTTTACTAGATTGGAATAAACGCTTAGCCATAATAGAAGGGATAGCACAAGGAATTCTGTACCTACATAAGCACTCTCGGTTACGTGTCATTCATAGAGATCTTAAAGCAAGCAACATACTTCTAGACCGTGAAATGAAtcctaaaatttcagattttgggCTCGCAAAAATTTTTAGCTTAGATGATACTGAAGGAAACACAAAAAGAATAGTTGGGACATA TGGTTATATGGCTCCTGAGTATGCTTCTGAAGGCCTCTTCTCAATCAAATCTGATGTCTTTAGCTTCGGTGTGTTGACTCTTGAAATCATTAGTGGAAAAAAAACATCAAGTTTCCATCAATATGGGGAGTTCATCAACCTTCTTGGACAT GCATGGCAGTTGTGGAAAGACGAATTATGGCTTCAATTGGTAGACACTTCGTTAGGTGCTGAGTGCCATACACTACAGATGAGGAGATGTGTTAATATTGCATTGTTATGTGTGCAAGAGAATGCGGTGGATAGACCCACCATGTCACAAGTGGCAACGATGTTATCTAGTGACAGTATGGCCCTGCCTGAACCCAAGCACCCAGCATATTTCCATGTAAGAGTGGGAACCGAAGAAGCGTCTGCTGTGGTTGAGCCATCTAGTGTTGATGTTACAATATCTACCCTATGTGgaag GCTGTACCGAAGATTCTCGTAG